In a genomic window of Rhizobium tumorigenes:
- a CDS encoding ABC transporter permease: MVADFFPDIGAYRRRKALVAGATLVVLQIAVALLSLAWTPASPAKMQIAHKLQPPLAYGLLGTDQFGRDVLSMLMVGCWNSLSIAIVSVAIGGTLGSAIGITAAALRGAFEAVTMRMCDVVFALPPILSAMLLGAFLGPGRLTAILAIATFMIPVFARVSMASALQAWSRDYVLAARALGNTRLAISVRHVLPNIASQIIVQATIQLGLAILTEAGLSFLGLGLSPPAPTWGRMLADAQTYLALAPWLAILPGLAIALSVFGFNMLGDGLRDLLDPRNASR; encoded by the coding sequence ATGGTGGCCGACTTTTTCCCCGACATCGGCGCCTACCGCCGGCGAAAAGCGCTCGTTGCCGGCGCCACCCTTGTTGTGCTGCAGATTGCGGTGGCGCTGCTGTCGCTTGCCTGGACGCCGGCGTCACCGGCTAAAATGCAGATCGCCCACAAGCTGCAGCCGCCGCTCGCCTACGGCCTGCTCGGCACCGACCAGTTCGGACGCGACGTGCTGTCGATGCTGATGGTCGGATGCTGGAATTCCCTGTCGATCGCCATCGTCTCGGTCGCCATCGGCGGCACGCTCGGCTCTGCCATCGGCATCACGGCGGCGGCCCTGCGTGGCGCCTTCGAAGCCGTGACGATGCGGATGTGCGATGTAGTTTTCGCCCTGCCGCCGATCCTGTCTGCAATGCTGCTCGGGGCTTTTCTCGGGCCCGGTCGTCTGACGGCGATCCTGGCGATCGCCACCTTCATGATCCCGGTCTTTGCCCGCGTCAGCATGGCAAGCGCCCTGCAGGCCTGGAGCCGGGACTACGTTCTCGCCGCCCGCGCGCTCGGCAATACCCGCCTTGCCATCTCCGTTCGGCACGTGCTGCCGAATATCGCCAGCCAGATCATCGTCCAGGCAACCATCCAGCTGGGGCTTGCGATCCTGACCGAGGCAGGGCTCAGTTTCCTGGGGCTGGGACTTTCCCCGCCGGCCCCGACGTGGGGGCGCATGCTGGCCGATGCGCAGACCTATCTGGCGCTGGCCCCCTGGCTTGCGATCCTGCCCGGCCTTGCCATCGCCCTATCCGTATTCGGCTTCAACATGCTCGGCGACGGCCTGCGCGACCTGCTCGATCCACGCAACGCAAGCCGCTGA
- a CDS encoding ABC transporter ATP-binding protein — translation MTSASSRAVSLKNVAISFGHVGKKQYEAVAPTNIDIDEHEFLAIVGPTGCGKSTLLNAVAGLLAPASGSVEILGKPLKGLNREAGYLFQQDALMPWKTVLENVAIGLEVAGKPSIDARRTALQWLERVGLGAFADRFPATLSGGQRKRTGLAQVLIRNPKILLMDEPFGPLDAQTRQIMGDLLLKLWSEDRKAVLFVTHDLDEAIALADRVLIMSAGPRSHIIGDFRVPLARPRDIADIRHDATFNELHREIWEALRDEVMTAYRQTSGAAR, via the coding sequence ATGACGTCAGCCTCCTCAAGAGCGGTCAGTCTGAAGAATGTGGCGATTTCATTCGGCCACGTCGGGAAGAAGCAATACGAAGCCGTCGCCCCGACGAATATCGATATCGACGAGCATGAATTCCTGGCCATCGTTGGGCCGACGGGATGCGGCAAGTCCACGCTTCTCAACGCCGTTGCCGGTCTTCTCGCGCCCGCCTCGGGATCGGTGGAGATCTTAGGAAAACCATTGAAGGGCTTGAACCGCGAAGCAGGCTATCTCTTCCAGCAAGACGCCCTGATGCCGTGGAAGACTGTTCTCGAAAACGTCGCGATCGGCCTGGAGGTTGCAGGTAAGCCCTCGATCGACGCCCGGCGGACGGCGCTCCAATGGCTGGAGCGCGTTGGGCTTGGTGCTTTTGCCGACCGCTTTCCAGCAACGCTCTCCGGCGGCCAGCGCAAGCGCACCGGCCTTGCCCAGGTCTTGATCCGCAACCCGAAGATCCTGCTGATGGACGAGCCCTTCGGTCCGCTCGATGCCCAGACGCGCCAGATCATGGGAGATCTGCTGCTGAAACTGTGGTCGGAGGATCGCAAGGCTGTCCTGTTTGTCACCCACGATCTGGATGAGGCGATTGCCCTTGCCGACAGGGTGTTGATCATGTCGGCCGGCCCCCGGTCGCACATTATCGGTGATTTCAGGGTGCCGCTCGCCCGCCCGCGCGACATTGCCGACATCCGCCACGACGCGACGTTCAACGAACTCCACCGCGAGATCTGGGAGGCGCTGCGCGACGAGGTGATGACCGCTTACCGGCAGACAAGCGGGGCTGCCCGATGA